A window of Argopecten irradians isolate NY chromosome 14, Ai_NY, whole genome shotgun sequence contains these coding sequences:
- the LOC138307779 gene encoding solute carrier family 22 member 21-like encodes MSATSVYLEGLIDECGGFSRFQWIMFSYMIYSKLSVTWTMLMMTFAGATPDWQCGYTNYSSHATTPSTDHMYYVDKQCQPPVNNSIEMCLKLKFSPSMNTVVNEWTLVCDRDWITSTITTIQMAGLLVSCVASGHLADYIGRKPTFFLSLTIMIVLNVVAGFSVSWQMFATLRFLLGFGIGANLTVFYNYMIEFIPAKRRAITIAFPGWAIWACVFGGLSMWLHDWQYIHYAVSILTLPCLFMWWFLPESFRYLVTHNRVEEAKDVIRKISRINGKPEPDMTKMSFFVEEDLKVQDDRKYSIRDVARSPNLRKCTFLLGFAWMSCGYGYYAISFGVQNLSGSLYLNMFLLSVVEIPAQVSSYYLTNRFGRKWVTLALMLLAGITGFIVAVLQISDLELKDSLVNWFALASKMSVGVGWATLIILSSETYPPHCHSETYPTVVRNIGYGMLNSFARIGAMVAPQIVYLNSYIPGAMYFIFSGVMVASAFCLYFVNETNKKPMEDGIEVTKKEQKEDYQDHINQAFDTKL; translated from the exons ATGTCGGCTACCAGTGTATATTTGGAGGGACTGATCGATGAGTGTGGGGGATTCTCTCGGTTCCAATGGATCATGTTTTCCTACATGATCTACAGTAAACTCTCGGTTACCTGGACCATGCTCATGATGACTTTCGCTGGTGCCACTCCGGATTGGCAGTGCGGATATACAAACTATTCCAGTCATGCTACCACACCATCTACAgatcatatgtattatgtagaTAAGCAGTGTCAGCCTCCAGTGAATAATTCCATAGAGATGTGTTTGAAACTCAAGTTTTCACCAAGTATGAACACCGTTGTTAACGAG TGGACACTGGTCTGTGACAGGGACTGGATCACCTCTACCATCACGACCATTCAGATGGCCGGCTTACTGGTCAGTTGTGTAGCCTCCGGACACCTTGCGGACTACATTGGGAGAAAGCCGACCTTTTTTCTGTCCTTGACCATAATGATAGTTCTAAACGTGGTGGCCGGGTTTTCGGTGTCTTGGCAGATGTTTGCAACCCTTCGGTTCCTACTCGGGTTTGGAATTGGTGCCAACTTGACGGTGTTCTATAACTATATGATAGAATTTATACCTGCTAAACGAAGAGCGATTACCATAGCATTTCCCGGATGGGCAATTTGGGCATGCGTATTCGGTGGGTTGTCAATGTGGCTCCATGACTGGCAGTATATTCATTACGCTGTGTCTATATTGACCCTACCATGTTTGTTCATGTGGTG GTTTCTACCCGAGAGTTTCCGATATCTTGTCACGCACAACCGGGTGGAGGAAGCTAAAGATGTTATTCGTAAAATATCCCGAATTAATGGTAAACCGGAACCGGATATGACTAAAATGAGTTTCTTTGTTGAGGAAGATCTCAAAGTACAAGATGATAGGAAATATAGCATCCGAGACGTAGCCAGGTCTCCTAATTTACGGAAGTGTACATTTTTACTTGGATTTGCATG gATGTCGTGTGGCTATGGGTATTACGCGATCTCGTTCGGCGTTCAGAATTTGTCTGGTAGCTTGTATCTCAATATGTTTTTACTGAGCGTGGTGGAGATTCCAGCACAAGTATCATCGTACTACCTCACAAATAG ATTTGGTAGGAAGTGGGTAACCCTGGCTCTAATGTTACTGGCGGGGATAACAGGGTTTATTGTGGCAGTATTGCAGATATCTG ATTTGGAGTTGAAGGACTCGTTAGTCAATTGGTTTGCGCTCGCGTCTAAAATGTCAGTTGGAGTAGGGTGGGCAACCCTCATCATCCTGTCGTCTGAAACCTACCCACCCCACTGTCATTCTGAAACCTACCCCACGGTTGTCAG GAATATTGGATATGGGATGTTGAACTCGTTTGCCAGAATCGGAGCGATGGTAGCACCACAAATAGTATACTTA AACAGCTATATCCCTGGAGCCATGTACTTTATCTTTAGCGGTGTCATGGTTGCGTCAGCATTCTGTTTATATTTCGTCAACGAAACCAACAAAAAGCCTATGGAAGATGGTATAGAGGTAACGAAAAAGGAGCAAAAGGAGGACTACCAGGATCATATAAACCAAGCCTTCGATACTAAACTGTAA